In Kordia antarctica, the following proteins share a genomic window:
- a CDS encoding SRPBCC family protein — protein sequence MKTSEPPIIVTQIFEQSVETVWNAITEVTQMRQWFFDNIPAFEAEVGFQTKFNVKAPSRDFLHVWTLTEVIPKQKIVYNWKYENCKGDSYVTFELKSHNNKTQLTLTTKVVEDFPDDIPEFKRESCIGGWNYFIKERLYGFLLKTK from the coding sequence ATGAAAACCTCCGAACCGCCAATTATTGTCACACAAATATTTGAACAATCTGTTGAAACTGTTTGGAACGCCATTACAGAAGTAACTCAAATGCGCCAATGGTTTTTTGATAACATTCCAGCTTTTGAAGCAGAAGTAGGTTTTCAAACAAAATTCAATGTAAAAGCACCTTCACGCGATTTTTTACATGTTTGGACACTAACAGAAGTCATTCCAAAACAAAAAATAGTCTACAATTGGAAATACGAAAATTGTAAAGGCGATTCGTATGTAACGTTTGAATTGAAGTCGCACAACAACAAAACACAACTTACATTAACCACAAAAGTAGTAGAAGATTTTCCCGATGATATTCCCGAATTCAAGCGTGAAAGTTGTATTGGCGGTTGGAATTATTTTATAAAGGAACGGTTATACGGTTTCTTACTTAAAACAAAATAA
- a CDS encoding tetratricopeptide repeat protein translates to MKIIITIVVMFFVTFTFGQSKEAYQKISDSLLNIGQKDELVHYFETELKKYPKNENVLRALGYAHIVKNNLDLGEKYYLEALKVNPKCARCYLNIGRIYSLRGDNKKALDYFDTAVQTDSNEALLYSYRGKLKEMLGDKFGALSDHNKAIKIDPNNPDSYIMRGLYNSNSGYPSSAISDLTKAITLAPKNYYPYFHRSSVYLNQRRVKEALKDINKAIEIDSSQSASYIGRAAIFYALQEYQKAINDYSKAISVDKNDYASYINRALIYYELEDLDASCADYSTLKSFIEDGTINDEAFITQINGAIQDICNSSKPSYYYQRGVGYYNKREYQKALDIYAIGLKKFPDDAMMLSFKGNTYLILNEFEKALACYSVSLKNKEKIKAEIKINPRFSGASSDKITSYYNGSLATIYLSISECNINLGRFNEAFTEINKGITVAPSIDGFNKEAYFNMRGYIYVTKKDYKRAINDFNESIKINKNYPLAYVNRAIAKVSSVEKIKFRSFSIYGNFNTQPLSIRWNSPTTSSFKKSESTLLAALSDCNTAIEIDNTLGFAFYIRGQIKQMLAEPDYCLDLLAAKELGITVDAQLLNNCIKAKGQK, encoded by the coding sequence ATGAAAATAATAATAACAATAGTAGTAATGTTCTTTGTGACATTTACTTTTGGGCAATCCAAAGAAGCGTATCAAAAAATTAGTGATTCCTTATTAAATATAGGACAGAAAGATGAATTGGTACACTATTTTGAGACGGAACTAAAGAAATATCCAAAAAATGAAAACGTACTTCGTGCACTTGGGTATGCTCATATTGTAAAAAACAATCTCGATCTTGGTGAAAAATACTATCTGGAAGCGTTGAAGGTTAATCCAAAATGTGCTCGTTGTTATCTGAATATTGGCAGAATTTATTCTTTAAGAGGCGACAACAAAAAAGCACTTGATTATTTTGATACAGCAGTACAGACAGACTCAAATGAGGCGTTGCTTTATTCTTACAGAGGAAAGTTAAAAGAAATGCTTGGTGATAAATTTGGCGCATTAAGCGATCATAACAAAGCAATAAAAATTGATCCCAACAATCCAGATAGTTATATAATGCGTGGACTTTACAACTCAAATTCTGGATATCCATCATCAGCTATTTCCGATTTAACAAAAGCAATAACTTTAGCTCCCAAAAACTATTATCCGTATTTTCATAGATCTAGTGTTTATTTAAATCAAAGAAGAGTTAAAGAAGCTTTAAAAGATATCAACAAAGCAATTGAAATTGATAGTAGTCAATCCGCATCATATATAGGAAGAGCGGCAATATTTTATGCGTTGCAAGAATACCAAAAAGCAATAAACGATTACTCAAAAGCTATTTCTGTAGATAAAAATGATTATGCATCTTATATAAACAGAGCTTTGATATATTACGAGTTAGAAGATCTTGACGCTTCATGTGCTGACTATTCAACGTTAAAATCATTTATTGAAGATGGTACAATCAACGACGAAGCATTCATAACACAAATAAATGGTGCTATTCAAGACATTTGCAATTCTTCAAAACCTAGTTATTACTATCAAAGAGGTGTTGGGTATTATAACAAAAGAGAATATCAAAAAGCACTTGATATATATGCTATTGGACTTAAAAAATTTCCGGATGATGCAATGATGCTATCATTTAAAGGAAATACGTATTTGATTTTAAATGAATTTGAAAAAGCACTTGCATGTTACAGCGTATCATTAAAAAATAAAGAAAAAATAAAAGCTGAAATAAAAATTAATCCAAGGTTTTCTGGTGCATCAAGCGACAAAATTACAAGTTATTACAATGGTTCATTAGCCACCATATATTTAAGTATTTCAGAATGCAACATTAATTTAGGTCGATTTAATGAAGCATTCACTGAAATCAATAAAGGAATAACGGTAGCACCTAGTATAGATGGATTCAATAAAGAAGCATATTTCAACATGCGAGGTTATATTTATGTAACAAAAAAGGACTATAAACGTGCCATAAATGACTTTAATGAAAGTATAAAAATTAATAAAAACTACCCTTTGGCGTATGTAAATCGGGCAATTGCAAAGGTGAGTTCCGTTGAGAAAATAAAATTTAGGTCGTTTTCTATTTATGGAAATTTCAATACACAACCGTTAAGTATTCGTTGGAACTCTCCGACTACATCGTCATTTAAAAAATCGGAATCCACTTTACTAGCTGCGCTATCCGACTGTAATACTGCCATTGAAATAGACAATACACTTGGTTTTGCTTTTTACATTCGCGGGCAAATAAAACAAATGTTAGCCGAGCCAGACTATTGTTTGGATTTACTTGCTGCAAAAGAACTTGGTATCACAGTAGATGCACAATTATTAAATAACTGTATAAAAGCAAAAGGACAGAAGTAA
- a CDS encoding SLC5/6 family protein: MNISDITALIGLSISSLIFILLASRAKTSKFSLIGYTMADKSISSKQYGSSFVAASSSLATVMLFFLTNAKFYGLTLLWCGLTYLLGQYLFVRYVRDKDVIKEDVRTVSDLWFYTIRSKVNARIITALTITSFLIILFIELYVGSIIFGYFFSSFTPYYGVISFIVVGLIVIYYVRIGGLKAVMQTDGWQLMLMLVSVIAVLLFSILFQSENGPNFEFSKFFSFDAEWQNTLVFCFWILIINVSLPFTQLSSWQRVAACTSGEEVWKGFRSHILKFSIIWFVPVIAFAILSGKGMYFGDLGSFLDAIKSSGGISELVLYPLIVIGFGSALFSTADTALIALTTSLADTNTFKKSLEKLEVKKLKLYITIISFIIMLSLAAVFSVAQANVGEWFLPLIYNVFGQLGIIAPLIIYSLWHLKDDPISLKPTGNWIISISILIAWFIIVYATFKAVEESNQLWSQLSTPIGMTLTTFGLIIGLKFKNLKTQ, translated from the coding sequence ATGAACATATCTGACATTACTGCACTAATAGGATTGAGTATTTCGTCCTTAATTTTTATTTTACTTGCGTCTAGAGCAAAAACTTCAAAGTTCTCTCTAATAGGCTATACTATGGCTGACAAATCAATATCAAGCAAACAATATGGAAGCTCATTTGTAGCAGCAAGTTCTTCGCTTGCTACTGTCATGTTATTCTTTCTAACTAATGCTAAATTTTATGGATTAACCTTACTTTGGTGTGGATTGACTTATTTACTTGGTCAATACCTGTTTGTTAGATATGTTAGAGACAAAGATGTAATAAAAGAAGATGTGAGAACTGTGTCTGACCTATGGTTTTATACGATTAGAAGCAAAGTTAATGCAAGAATTATAACAGCATTGACTATAACAAGTTTTCTTATTATTTTATTCATTGAATTATACGTTGGTTCCATAATATTCGGTTACTTCTTCAGTTCGTTTACACCTTACTACGGTGTGATATCATTTATTGTTGTTGGATTAATAGTAATCTATTATGTGCGGATTGGTGGGCTAAAAGCAGTTATGCAAACAGATGGTTGGCAACTGATGTTAATGTTAGTTTCAGTAATAGCTGTTTTATTATTTAGCATATTGTTTCAATCTGAAAATGGTCCTAATTTTGAATTCAGTAAGTTCTTTTCGTTCGATGCAGAATGGCAAAATACTTTAGTTTTTTGCTTTTGGATTTTAATCATTAATGTTTCTCTTCCATTTACCCAATTATCCTCTTGGCAGAGAGTTGCTGCATGTACTTCTGGAGAGGAAGTTTGGAAAGGTTTTAGATCTCATATCTTAAAATTTTCAATCATTTGGTTCGTGCCTGTCATTGCATTTGCCATACTCTCTGGTAAGGGAATGTATTTTGGAGATTTAGGTTCTTTTCTTGATGCAATAAAAAGTTCTGGTGGGATTTCTGAATTAGTTTTATATCCGCTTATAGTTATTGGATTTGGAAGTGCTTTATTTTCAACTGCTGATACAGCATTAATTGCATTAACAACATCTTTAGCCGACACAAATACTTTTAAGAAAAGTTTGGAAAAATTAGAAGTAAAAAAACTAAAACTCTATATAACAATCATTTCATTTATAATTATGCTTTCACTTGCTGCAGTTTTTTCAGTTGCACAAGCAAATGTTGGTGAATGGTTTTTACCATTAATCTATAATGTTTTTGGTCAACTTGGTATCATAGCGCCATTAATCATTTATTCACTTTGGCATCTTAAAGATGACCCTATATCATTGAAGCCAACTGGTAATTGGATAATTTCTATTTCTATTTTAATAGCTTGGTTTATAATTGTGTATGCAACTTTCAAAGCAGTAGAGGAAAGCAATCAATTATGGTCGCAACTTTCAACGCCAATTGGTATGACACTAACTACATTTGGATTAATAATAGGTCTAAAATTTAAAAACCTTAAAACACAATAA
- a CDS encoding DUF2914 domain-containing protein — MKRTLVKFRNSAFRNFIRKHEKYAPIIFFIGGFIFDSLTLGRIDRVYDLVMLTSHMTLLTITLYLFNLADDNKWENTFLEKYEEYFPLAIQFFFGGLSSAYVIYFSRSVSLSKTGTFFAILVLLLIANEFLKKRISNKYLQFSVYYFISFTFFAFMIPVILKEINTTIFIISGIISTVMTILLILFIYFSSPSTKSEVKLPKLLGIILSMYLFINVLYYFNMIPPVPLALDKGMVAHNITKENNEYVVTYESDEWYIFWRDHKIKFFHNPNERVYVFSSIFAPTDLNKAVSHRWNYFDPATATWQVTDEITYEIVGGRDNGFRGYTYKENVIDGLWKVEVVTTEEDLLLGVIDFEIISETPKKAPKLITRKF; from the coding sequence ATGAAAAGAACATTAGTCAAATTTAGAAATAGTGCCTTTCGAAATTTTATCAGAAAGCATGAAAAGTATGCGCCAATTATATTCTTTATTGGAGGTTTTATTTTTGATTCTTTAACGCTCGGCAGAATTGATAGAGTCTACGATTTAGTGATGTTAACGTCACACATGACATTGCTAACAATTACATTATACCTATTTAATTTAGCGGATGATAACAAGTGGGAAAACACCTTTTTAGAAAAATATGAAGAGTATTTCCCATTAGCCATTCAATTCTTTTTTGGAGGACTTTCTAGCGCGTATGTTATTTACTTTTCTAGAAGTGTTTCATTATCTAAAACGGGTACTTTCTTTGCAATTCTAGTGTTGCTTTTAATAGCGAATGAGTTTTTAAAGAAAAGAATTTCTAATAAATATCTTCAGTTTAGTGTGTATTACTTCATCAGTTTTACATTCTTTGCTTTTATGATTCCAGTGATTTTGAAGGAAATAAATACTACTATTTTTATAATTTCAGGAATCATAAGTACTGTTATGACAATTTTACTAATCCTATTCATTTACTTTTCTAGTCCGAGTACGAAATCGGAAGTTAAGCTGCCTAAGCTTCTAGGAATCATTCTTTCCATGTATCTATTTATCAATGTGTTGTATTATTTTAACATGATTCCACCAGTTCCGTTGGCGTTAGATAAAGGAATGGTAGCGCATAATATTACGAAAGAAAACAATGAGTATGTGGTGACGTATGAATCGGATGAATGGTATATATTTTGGCGAGATCACAAAATAAAATTCTTTCACAATCCTAATGAACGTGTATATGTATTCTCTTCTATTTTTGCTCCGACGGATTTAAACAAAGCGGTTTCGCATCGATGGAATTATTTTGATCCTGCAACAGCAACATGGCAAGTTACGGACGAAATAACCTATGAAATTGTTGGCGGACGCGATAATGGTTTTCGAGGCTACACCTACAAAGAAAATGTAATTGACGGACTTTGGAAAGTTGAAGTCGTCACCACAGAAGAAGATTTATTATTGGGTGTTATTGACTTCGAAATTATTTCTGAAACTCCGAAGAAAGCTCCGAAATTGATTACTCGGAAGTTTTAA
- a CDS encoding HEPN domain-containing protein gives MNIRRSNAFLILKEHSQSTLNFSVLVCTAVPQLEYAFQQNDTDSSTHLVENSEFRNSTIPYSTEKENLDKYKTVLGANILLSNFSFFESYFFSLIDEIIEFHGGKEEYLAFIETKVAQNGNLELEDKKNLHRLRKEYVKKDKDRYIKFTNIIKDKPIVWPSQKLALYGLKQMIKNKNRWKSADIPNLITDLLTYNLSTEHKDKFHSYRDDRNKIAHGKTLSYSLDKALKGNEFLYNLAKEIDKHVITNYMIIEKHR, from the coding sequence ATGAATATAAGAAGGTCAAATGCATTCCTAATATTGAAAGAACACTCTCAATCAACTCTGAATTTTTCTGTTTTAGTCTGTACAGCTGTTCCACAATTAGAATATGCATTCCAACAAAACGATACTGATTCGAGTACTCACTTGGTAGAAAACTCTGAATTTAGAAATTCAACAATTCCTTATTCGACGGAGAAAGAAAATTTAGATAAATATAAAACTGTTTTGGGAGCAAACATCTTACTTTCAAATTTTTCCTTTTTTGAATCATATTTTTTCTCTCTAATAGATGAAATAATTGAATTCCACGGCGGAAAAGAAGAGTATTTAGCTTTCATAGAAACCAAAGTTGCACAAAACGGAAATTTAGAATTAGAAGACAAAAAAAACCTACATCGATTAAGAAAAGAATATGTTAAAAAAGACAAAGACAGATATATAAAATTTACGAATATTATTAAAGACAAACCTATAGTTTGGCCATCACAAAAATTAGCCCTTTACGGTCTGAAACAAATGATAAAAAATAAAAACAGATGGAAAAGTGCGGATATTCCAAATTTAATTACTGATTTATTGACATATAATTTAAGTACTGAACATAAAGATAAGTTTCATAGTTATCGAGACGACAGAAATAAAATTGCACACGGAAAAACCTTAAGTTATTCATTAGATAAAGCGTTAAAAGGGAATGAATTCTTATACAATTTAGCAAAGGAAATTGATAAACACGTAATTACGAATTATATGATAATCGAAAAGCATCGTTAA